A single window of Leptolyngbya ohadii IS1 DNA harbors:
- a CDS encoding GGDEF/EAL domain-containing response regulator, which produces MIRVLIVEDDEEDYLITCGLLQAIKDREFKLERAKSHADALTQMAQNCHDLYLVDEQLGSGGEAASSGLDLLREAIAKGCDAPVIVLEGQNSGSQDFQMGCTDFPVDPAAIDDFAVAQPARKAGADDYLPKTELNASLLARSIRYVLEQHHTRIQLREIIAEKNRLSQAIVQTTASAKSSLSESEERYSLAMQGANDGIWDWNLQTNQVYFSPRWKTMLGHEPHEVCDRLEEWFDRVHPEDLYLLKRQIAAHVTGETTHFECEYRMQHRDGSFRWMLSRGLAVRDGAGQATRIAGSQTDMTAWKQARDKLIHDAFYDTLTGLPNRVLLTERMRRAIEVVRRNSNLMFAVLFIDLDRFKVINDSLGHMIGDQLLVAIARRFLHCLRPTDTIARLGGDEFVVLLEEVRDVHTAMTVADRIQVELSESFLLEGHEVYTAASIGIALSTVGYDQPEDVLRDADIAMYRAKAQGRGRYEIFQPGMHRNAMALLQLETDLRRAVERQELCLHYQPIVSLRTRQVMGVEALVRWHHPQRGLISPAEFIPLAEETGLIVPIGSWVLREACRQLSQWQSEAGMKNLLVVHVNLSGRQFSPQITEEVRQVLQETGLLAEQLKLEITETVLMENAELAIAILNQLRQIGVQLAIDDFGTGYSSLSYLHRLPIDTLKIDRSFISKIDQDGEQLAIVRTIITLAWNLGMEVIAEGIETPKQLAQLKALRCEYGQGFLFAKPSPNLAAELPNPHTSQSIVS; this is translated from the coding sequence GTGATTCGGGTTCTTATCGTTGAGGACGATGAGGAGGATTACCTCATTACCTGCGGTCTACTCCAGGCTATTAAGGACAGGGAGTTCAAGCTGGAGCGAGCAAAAAGCCATGCCGATGCTTTAACGCAGATGGCGCAGAACTGTCACGACCTCTATCTGGTGGACGAGCAGTTGGGTTCTGGGGGTGAGGCGGCAAGCTCTGGGCTGGATCTGCTGCGCGAAGCGATCGCGAAAGGCTGTGATGCACCAGTGATTGTATTGGAAGGACAGAACAGCGGCTCGCAGGACTTCCAGATGGGCTGCACAGATTTTCCGGTAGACCCTGCGGCGATCGATGATTTTGCAGTTGCTCAGCCGGCTCGAAAGGCAGGAGCAGACGACTACCTGCCAAAAACCGAACTGAATGCGTCGCTGCTGGCTCGATCGATTCGCTACGTCCTGGAGCAGCATCACACCCGGATTCAGCTACGAGAGATAATCGCGGAGAAGAATCGGCTCAGTCAGGCGATCGTGCAGACGACGGCAAGCGCCAAATCCTCCCTTTCCGAAAGTGAGGAGCGCTATTCTCTGGCAATGCAGGGAGCAAATGACGGCATCTGGGACTGGAATCTTCAAACCAATCAGGTCTATTTCTCGCCCCGCTGGAAAACGATGCTGGGACACGAACCCCATGAGGTTTGCGATCGGCTTGAGGAATGGTTCGATCGAGTTCATCCAGAGGATTTGTACCTGCTAAAGCGGCAGATCGCAGCCCATGTTACGGGAGAAACAACGCACTTTGAGTGTGAGTATCGGATGCAGCATCGGGATGGGAGCTTTCGCTGGATGCTCAGTCGGGGGCTGGCGGTGCGGGATGGGGCAGGGCAGGCAACCCGGATTGCAGGTTCGCAGACGGACATGACGGCATGGAAGCAGGCAAGGGATAAGCTGATCCACGATGCCTTCTATGACACCCTGACGGGACTACCGAATCGAGTGCTGCTGACTGAGCGAATGCGGCGGGCAATTGAAGTGGTGCGACGAAATTCAAACCTCATGTTTGCCGTGCTGTTTATTGACCTCGATCGCTTTAAGGTCATCAATGACAGCCTGGGACACATGATTGGCGATCAGCTTCTGGTTGCGATTGCCCGTCGGTTTCTTCACTGCCTGCGTCCAACCGATACGATCGCTCGGCTGGGGGGCGATGAGTTTGTGGTGCTGCTGGAGGAAGTGAGGGATGTCCACACAGCGATGACCGTTGCCGATCGAATTCAGGTGGAGTTATCGGAGTCGTTTCTGCTGGAGGGGCACGAGGTTTACACGGCAGCCAGTATCGGAATTGCCCTCAGTACGGTGGGCTATGACCAGCCGGAAGATGTGCTGCGCGATGCCGATATTGCCATGTACCGGGCAAAGGCTCAGGGACGGGGACGCTATGAAATTTTTCAGCCCGGTATGCACAGGAACGCGATGGCGCTGCTTCAGCTGGAAACCGATCTGCGCCGAGCCGTTGAACGGCAGGAACTCTGCCTGCACTACCAGCCGATCGTGTCTCTCCGAACTCGTCAGGTAATGGGGGTAGAAGCGCTGGTGCGGTGGCATCATCCTCAGCGGGGCTTGATTTCTCCAGCCGAGTTTATTCCGCTTGCCGAGGAGACGGGTTTGATTGTGCCGATCGGCAGCTGGGTGTTGCGGGAAGCCTGTCGCCAGTTGAGCCAGTGGCAGTCTGAGGCAGGCATGAAAAACCTGCTCGTGGTTCATGTGAATCTTTCCGGCAGGCAGTTTAGCCCGCAAATTACGGAAGAGGTGCGTCAAGTGCTTCAAGAGACGGGACTGCTGGCAGAGCAGCTCAAGCTGGAAATTACAGAAACGGTGCTGATGGAAAATGCGGAACTGGCGATCGCCATTCTGAATCAGCTGCGGCAAATTGGCGTCCAGTTGGCGATCGATGATTTTGGCACGGGCTACTCGTCGCTCAGCTATTTACACCGTCTGCCCATTGATACACTGAAGATTGATCGATCGTTTATCAGCAAAATCGATCAGGATGGGGAACAGTTGGCGATCGTGCGGACGATTATCACCCTTGCCTGGAATTTGGGCATGGAGGTGATCGCCGAGGGTATTGAAACCCCCAAACAGCTTGCCCAATTGAAGGCACTGCGCTGTGAGTACGGGCAGGGTTTTCTGTTTGCCAAGCCTTCTCCCAACCTGGCGGCAGAACTCCCAAACCCTCACACCAGTCAATCGATCGTCAGTTAG